The DNA sequence GCTCATCGAGCAGTATGTACTCCGTATTCTGCGCGACAACCATCGCGATATAAGCGCGCTGTCTTTGTCCACCACTAAGCTGATCCAGATACTTGTGCTGAATGTCCTCCAGCTCCATGTAACGGATGGCATCATCAACATGCTTCCAATCTTCTTTGGTGAGATTCCCCTGCGAATACGGAAAACGGCCAAAGCTGACCAGCTCACGGATCGTCAGACGAATGGTAATATGGTTCGACTGTTTGAGAATCGATATCTTTTTGGCCAGATCACTGCTTTTGCACTGACCAATTTCGGTTCCTTCCAAAAGTATCTCTCCCTGATCCTTCGTCAAGAGACGGCTGATCATGGACAGTAGGGTGCTTTTTCCAGCCCCGTTTGGCCCGATAAATGACGTGATTTTCCCTTTGGCGATGTTCAACGACACATTTTCCACGACATTTTTGCTGCCATACTGTTTTGAGACATTCCGGATTTCTACCATGATTTATTCTCCTTTAACAGAAGATAGATGAAGTAAACTCCACCAATGAAGTTGACGATGACACTCAAGGTTGTGGAGAACGTGAATACCCGTTCTACAATCAGCAGCCCGCCCACCAGCGCGATAATGCTGATCAGAGCCGAGCCAACAATCAGATGCTTGTGCTGATACGTCTTCATGAATTGATGCGCCACGTTGGCGACCAGCAGCCCGAGGAACGTGATCGGACCGACCAAAGCCGTCGCGATCGAAACGAGAATGGCGATGATAATCAAGAAACGCTTTACGACAAAATCGTAATTAACTCCTAGATTGATCGCCTGATCTCTCCCCAGCGACAATACATCGAGGTACTTCACATACCTCCAGAAGTAAATCCCCACAACAATCACTAACACAAAGCTAATGATTAGCAAATCGGTATTTACATTATTAAAGCTCGCAAACATTTTATCTTGCACTCTCAAAAACTCATTGGGATCAATTAGCAACTGCAAGAAGGTTGAGAGACTGTTGAACAAGGTCCCGAAGATCAATCCAATTAACAACAGGAAGTATATATTTTGCCCTTCCCTTTTAAACAACCATTTATATAGCAGACCTGCAAACAGGACCATCAACCCTACTGAAATGAGGAAGTTCACATTTTTGTTCATGAACGTCAGACTGGTGGTCGAGCCAAGAGCAAAGATAACGAGCGTCTGAATGAACATGTACAAGGAATCCAATCCGATAATGCTTGGAGTTAAGATCCGGTTGTTTGTAATGGTCTGGAACACCAGTGTGGAAAAAGCAATCACACTACCAGTCAATACGATTGCCAGAATCTTTTTCAATCTCCGTGGGAGAACGTAATCCCAGTTTCCACCGGC is a window from the Brevibacillus choshinensis genome containing:
- a CDS encoding iron ABC transporter ATP-binding protein is translated as MVEIRNVSKQYGSKNVVENVSLNIAKGKITSFIGPNGAGKSTLLSMISRLLTKDQGEILLEGTEIGQCKSSDLAKKISILKQSNHITIRLTIRELVSFGRFPYSQGNLTKEDWKHVDDAIRYMELEDIQHKYLDQLSGGQRQRAYIAMVVAQNTEYILLDEPLNNLDMKHSVQIMKVLRRLVDEMGKTVVIVIHDINFASCYSDYIVALKDGKVVKEGTTNEIISAQTLKDVYDMDIQIEDIDENKICVYYA
- a CDS encoding iron chelate uptake ABC transporter family permease subunit gives rise to the protein MKAKFVGLTIVAIVLIAIFMMIDAGGNWDYVLPRRLKKILAIVLTGSVIAFSTLVFQTITNNRILTPSIIGLDSLYMFIQTLVIFALGSTTSLTFMNKNVNFLISVGLMVLFAGLLYKWLFKREGQNIYFLLLIGLIFGTLFNSLSTFLQLLIDPNEFLRVQDKMFASFNNVNTDLLIISFVLVIVVGIYFWRYVKYLDVLSLGRDQAINLGVNYDFVVKRFLIIIAILVSIATALVGPITFLGLLVANVAHQFMKTYQHKHLIVGSALISIIALVGGLLIVERVFTFSTTLSVIVNFIGGVYFIYLLLKENKSW